TACATCTTTTATTTGGTAGTATTGGACACCGCTGCTGGAATTTGGTTAGATAGAAGTGGGCTGGTCACCTCTTCACGCATAAACAAGGGACAAACTGAATATGATCCTTTTTTGGAGCTTATGCGTCGTGGTCGCCATGCAGCTGCATCTGTTGGTGTTCGAATATATATCTATGGTGGTCTCAAGGGAGGTAAAACTCTAAATGCAGTCTTGAAAACATATTGAATGTAACTATAGAAGTGAAAATGcctctattttatattatgaaGAACAGATGGACTGAAAAATGTTTTAGGAAGAATGCAACAGTTGCAACTCATAGAGTGGACTACCAATTATTCTTGGATTTGACGTTTACTCTATTGCAAGATTCTGGGCTAAAACTTTAGACCCTTTTTTAAgaaggaaatgatttttttaataaattctatgaAACCCTAGAGAACGTAAAAGCTCCAGTCCAAAATTATGAAGTTTTGCAATTACTtgtcaaaagaagaagaagaaagggaaatCTGAAGCTTTGACTTAAGTGTCGAAATTTGTGCATGCCAAGGTTGCTATACCTCACTGAGAAACTAGAGAGGAAACTGTCATCCGCATCACctgaaatcattttttttttctacagtTATTGTTGTGAGTCTTGTGACAAAAATATAGTCAAATATGTTACCCTGTGCAGATGTGCTGTTGGATGATTTTCTGGTTGCAGAAAATTCACCTTATCAGCCTGACGTTAATTCTCCTGCAATAACATCTGAGAGAGCTCCACCAGTAACAAGTACCAAAGCGAATCAATCTAGTATGAACCCTTTGGAGACAACACCAACTTTGGATGGTGGAGCACAAATTCGTTCATTGGGTGGCATGAGGTATCACTCactgtctctctttctctctctcaaatacTCTCTTCATTCTTATAAGAACTTTCATGATGCACATCCTAAGCAGCATGGACAAAAATTCTATGGAGAAACTGAGGGAGGCTTCTGCTGCTGAAGCAGAAGCAGCTAGTGCTGTCTGGCAAGCTGTGCAGGCTGCATCTGCTGAAGAGGCATCTGTCTCGGATGACAACTCCCAAGCGACAGAAACAATTTCAGATGGTAGTGATACTGAGGCAGATGTTCGTCTTCATCCAAGAGCTGTATGGCCTTCGCATCATTGTCGTATATCCAGATTTTTATTCCTTCTTCAAGCTGCAAAATCATACTCTTCTATGGTTGTAGGTTGTAGTTGCTAAAGAGGCTGTCGGTAACCTGGGTGGGATGGTAAGACAGTTATCTTTGGATCAGTTTGAGAATGAGAGCAGACGAATGATTCCATTGAACAATGAGCTTTCATACCCTAAAAAGTTTGCCAGGCAGAAGTCTCCTCAGGGCTTACATAAGAAGGTAAgcattatttaaatttgatgATCTTCGTTATTTCTTCTGGATTAGTTTTATGTACTCAGTCGTTAGTTGTACCCTTGCCAGATTATTTACACATTGCTCAGGCCTCGGAACTGGAAAGCTCCTCCAAATAGGAGGTTCTTTCTGGATTCTTATGAAGTGGATGAGCTCTGTTATGCTGCTGAACAGATCTTTATGCATGAGCCAACAGTTCTTCAGCTGAAAGCACCCGTTAAGGTATTTGGTGATCTCCATGGACAATTTGGCGATTTAATGCGGCTATTTGATGAATATGGATTTCCTTCCACTGCAGGAGACATAACGTAAGTGTGACATTTCAGTTTGATATTTAGTTTAGCTGTTTTTTGGTAATAAATCTGATTTCAAATAAGATATTATCAGCTTTAGATTTTATGTATTGTTAGTTATGTCATGACTGTGAGTCTCGGGTCCTTACTGTAGAACTCCAAATTCTATGTTACGTGGTCAGATTGTGACATTTTTATTCTCTTCTGAAAActtgtcaaaaaataaaaataaaaatagtagaaTGTTAAATCTGCTGGGATTTAACGTCCTGTAAAATGAACCAATTGCACACATTTGTAGAAGCACAAATTGTTGCCTTGTTTTAAGAGTACACACCCAACATTGGAAAAAGGTTGCAGAATCTTGCCCACAGTTGATGCTGTTCAGGGTCAGGGTTGCAACTAACAATGTATAATAATTGGAAGCTATCTTTTCCTAAAAGTTGGGATCTATGTGCTAGACGTTTCCCTTAATGGTTCAAACTGAGTGGATTAGTAGAAGCTTGTACTTTGTATGAAAAAAAGTATATCTTTCCATTAGCCTGTTTGGATGTTCTCTGTGATTATCGTCGCCCGTGCAGGACATGTTCTTCTAGTTAATGATTAAGGGAAACTTGAGAGAAGGCATCTTGTGGCGGTTTATTTAAAtctctattttaattaagaatCTTAAAAAACACATTGGAGTTGTTTAATGAGCCTGTATAATTATGTTTCAGGTATATAGACTACTTGTTTTTGGGAGACTATGTTGATCGAGGACAGCATAGCTTGGAGACAATAACTTTGCTCCTAGCTCTTAAGGCATACATCTGTTATAGTATTCTAACTTTGGGATGTAGCTCGATTGTGTCATATTGTatcatatgtacatatatttgaCACCCTATTGCCCTGTTTATAATTGTGCAGATAGAGAATCCTGAGAATGTCCACTTAATACGTGGAAACCATGAGGCAGCTGACATAAATGCTCTCTTTGGTTTTCGCCTTGAATGCATTGAGAGAATGGTATGGATGACTTTGCATATATAATAGATTCTGCAATTATGTGAATGCGCCCATATAACATGTCAACTTGTAGGGAGAGAATGATGGAATATGGGCATGGACACGATTTAATCAGCTATTCAACTGTCTTCCACTTGCTGCACTTATTGAGAAGAAAATTATCTGTATGCATGGTGGCATTGGGAGGTCTATACATTCAGTAGAACAGATAGAGAAGCTTGAAAGACCTATAACAATGGATGCTGGATCTATAATCTTGATGGATCTCCTATGGTATGATCTCGTCCAATTCATCTGTCTATTTACTATTTCTGGTTTTATTTACTAGTTCTAATAGATCTAATCTTACAGGTCTGATCCTACAGAAAATGATAGTGTGGAGGGTTTGAGACCAAATGCTAGAGGGCCTGGTCTTGTCTCTTTTGGGGTACGTGTTAATGTTTAGTTTGAAAGTGTTGGATTGAATCTTGAAGGTATTTTGTCATTTGTAAGTTCTTGATTTTTTTAAGTACGGCACTATTCTTCTAAAACTCCATATAGAAGTTGCTATTggtgcccccccccccccccccccccccccaaaaaaaaaaaaaaatcctttttgCTATGAGCCACTAACAGGGATACTGTTTTGAAATAATGTGCTAGCATGACTCAGCTATTTAAGTCTTGCTGCTTGCAGCCTGATCGTGTCACAGATTTCTGTAAGAAGAACAAATTACAGCTCATTATAAGGGCCCATGAATGTGTCATGGATGGTTTTGAACGGTTTGCTCAGGGACAGTTGATAACCCTTTTTTCTGCAACGAACTATTGTGGTACGTAAAATTGCTTTGGGATTTCTCCTTTTCGAGTGCAAGTCTATGTGGTCAAATGGTTCATATGTATGTAGGGACGGCGAACAATGCTGGAGCTATATTGGTAGTGGGCAGGGGGTTGGTTGTGGTTCCAAAATTAATTCATCCCTTACCACCACCACTTCAGTCTCCAGAGACATCTCCTGAACATGTCATTGAGGACACGTGGATGCAGGTTGGTTTTTGCACTTGCAAATGTTTGAATTGTGCCTTTGTATATAAGGCAATctgaaaaatatcatttattttgacCGGCTTGTGTGATACTCTACGTTCTGGTGCTCTGCAGGAGCTTAACATTCAAAGACCACCAACTCCTACTCGTGGTCGACCACAGCCAGACCTTGACCGTGGCTCACTTGCATACATATAATGTTACGTGACAAAGTTGTGTAATTTACAACATGTCAGAGTACCTT
This genomic window from Carya illinoinensis cultivar Pawnee chromosome 7, C.illinoinensisPawnee_v1, whole genome shotgun sequence contains:
- the LOC122315911 gene encoding serine/threonine-protein phosphatase BSL1-like isoform X2; the encoded protein is MDSKPWLAPAPTYRSLEAYWDTDDDAPGPRCSHTLTAVAATKSRGPRLILFGGATAIEGGASSSAPGIRLAGVTNSVHSYDVLTRKWTRIRPAGEPPSPRAAHAATAVGTMVVVQGGIGPAGHSTDDLYVLDLMNDKFKWHRVVVQGQGPGPRYGHVMDLVAQRYLVTVSGNDGKRALSDAWALDTAQKPYAWRRLSPEGDRPSARMYATGSARSDGMFLLCGGRDSAGMPLADAYGLLMHRNGQWEWTLAPGVSPSPRYQHAAVFVGARLHVTGGVLRGGRGVEGEAAVAVLDTAAGIWLDRSGLVTSSRINKGQTEYDPFLELMRRGRHAAASVGVRIYIYGGLKGDVLLDDFLVAENSPYQPDVNSPAITSERAPPVTSTKANQSSMNPLETTPTLDGGAQIRSLGGMSMDKNSMEKLREASAAEAEAASAVWQAVQAASAEEASVSDDNSQATETISDGSDTEADVRLHPRAVVVAKEAVGNLGGMVRQLSLDQFENESRRMIPLNNELSYPKKFARQKSPQGLHKKIIYTLLRPRNWKAPPNRRFFLDSYEVDELCYAAEQIFMHEPTVLQLKAPVKVFGDLHGQFGDLMRLFDEYGFPSTAGDITYIDYLFLGDYVDRGQHSLETITLLLALKIENPENVHLIRGNHEAADINALFGFRLECIERMGENDGIWAWTRFNQLFNCLPLAALIEKKIICMHGGIGRSIHSVEQIEKLERPITMDAGSIILMDLLWSDPTENDSVEGLRPNARGPGLVSFGPDRVTDFCKKNKLQLIIRAHECVMDGFERFAQGQLITLFSATNYCGTANNAGAILVVGRGLVVVPKLIHPLPPPLQSPETSPEHVIEDTWMQELNIQRPPTPTRGRPQPDLDRGSLAYI
- the LOC122315911 gene encoding serine/threonine-protein phosphatase BSL1-like isoform X1; protein product: MDSKPWLAPAPTYRSLEAYWDTDDDAPGPRCSHTLTAVAATKSRGPRLILFGGATAIEGGASSSAPGIRLAGVTNSVHSYDVLTRKWTRIRPAGEPPSPRAAHAATAVGTMVVVQGGIGPAGHSTDDLYVLDLMNDKFKWHRVVVQGQGPGPRYGHVMDLVAQRYLVTVSGNDGKRALSDAWALDTAQKPYAWRRLSPEGDRPSARMYATGSARSDGMFLLCGGRDSAGMPLADAYGLLMHRNGQWEWTLAPGVSPSPRYQHAAVFVGARLHVTGGVLRGGRGVEGEAAVAVLDTAAGIWLDRSGLVTSSRINKGQTEYDPFLELMRRGRHAAASVGVRIYIYGGLKGDVLLDDFLVAENSPYQPDVNSPAITSERAPPVTSTKANQSSMNPLETTPTLDGGAQIRSLGGMSSMDKNSMEKLREASAAEAEAASAVWQAVQAASAEEASVSDDNSQATETISDGSDTEADVRLHPRAVVVAKEAVGNLGGMVRQLSLDQFENESRRMIPLNNELSYPKKFARQKSPQGLHKKIIYTLLRPRNWKAPPNRRFFLDSYEVDELCYAAEQIFMHEPTVLQLKAPVKVFGDLHGQFGDLMRLFDEYGFPSTAGDITYIDYLFLGDYVDRGQHSLETITLLLALKIENPENVHLIRGNHEAADINALFGFRLECIERMGENDGIWAWTRFNQLFNCLPLAALIEKKIICMHGGIGRSIHSVEQIEKLERPITMDAGSIILMDLLWSDPTENDSVEGLRPNARGPGLVSFGPDRVTDFCKKNKLQLIIRAHECVMDGFERFAQGQLITLFSATNYCGTANNAGAILVVGRGLVVVPKLIHPLPPPLQSPETSPEHVIEDTWMQELNIQRPPTPTRGRPQPDLDRGSLAYI
- the LOC122315911 gene encoding serine/threonine-protein phosphatase BSL1-like isoform X3 — protein: MNDKFKWHRVVVQGQGPGPRYGHVMDLVAQRYLVTVSGNDGKRALSDAWALDTAQKPYAWRRLSPEGDRPSARMYATGSARSDGMFLLCGGRDSAGMPLADAYGLLMHRNGQWEWTLAPGVSPSPRYQHAAVFVGARLHVTGGVLRGGRGVEGEAAVAVLDTAAGIWLDRSGLVTSSRINKGQTEYDPFLELMRRGRHAAASVGVRIYIYGGLKGDVLLDDFLVAENSPYQPDVNSPAITSERAPPVTSTKANQSSMNPLETTPTLDGGAQIRSLGGMSSMDKNSMEKLREASAAEAEAASAVWQAVQAASAEEASVSDDNSQATETISDGSDTEADVRLHPRAVVVAKEAVGNLGGMVRQLSLDQFENESRRMIPLNNELSYPKKFARQKSPQGLHKKIIYTLLRPRNWKAPPNRRFFLDSYEVDELCYAAEQIFMHEPTVLQLKAPVKVFGDLHGQFGDLMRLFDEYGFPSTAGDITYIDYLFLGDYVDRGQHSLETITLLLALKIENPENVHLIRGNHEAADINALFGFRLECIERMGENDGIWAWTRFNQLFNCLPLAALIEKKIICMHGGIGRSIHSVEQIEKLERPITMDAGSIILMDLLWSDPTENDSVEGLRPNARGPGLVSFGPDRVTDFCKKNKLQLIIRAHECVMDGFERFAQGQLITLFSATNYCGTANNAGAILVVGRGLVVVPKLIHPLPPPLQSPETSPEHVIEDTWMQELNIQRPPTPTRGRPQPDLDRGSLAYI